Within the Mustela lutreola isolate mMusLut2 chromosome 2, mMusLut2.pri, whole genome shotgun sequence genome, the region GTGGCACGAGTAATGTACCCTTGATTTTACAGACTGACCTTCACACCGCCACACAAattctgaggaacctctatgTATATGGTATTCTGTTAGTCTAAGCTGGGGCAAAAATACAGAAGCTCACCAAGACATGGTTAGCCAAAGCTAGTGTGCTAACAGCAAAAACAGTTACTGTAGTAATCACTTATTACACACCACCTGTGTGCACACCCTGTGTATACTCTTTGTAATGGTTCACATTGACAATCTTCCCCAGAACAGGCCTTTGAGATTCAGAGGTTTAAAGGATGCAAGGGACTTGGCTAAGGATGCACCCTCATAATGTGTGGGGTTTAGATGTGAACCCAGGTACACTAACTCCCAGTCCCTTTTCATTCCTACTGTATGACTCCCTCGCATGGAGAGGCTAATGTGAGAGCTCTCCTTTGATAACCCAATATCCAGTAGGTATAGACTCTAGCTCATGTCTTCTAAGAGTTAGGATGGGCTTAAATCAAATCAATCTTCTCTGACTCAGTATTCAATGCATCCATTGGCAGGCGACTGGTCAGGGATCTGAAGTTGGACAAGAGAGATCAGCCAAATTGGCTTCCATGACCACGGGACCCATGACTTTTTAGTCTAACTGTCAAGATGCGTCAACCAGTTCCTCCAGTTTGGATTCCCAATACCACTGACACTGTCTACAGGTGCAGCAAAAGAAGTGACATAATTGATTTGGGGGTGGAATCCCAACCTTTCTATCTACTTACAAAAGGAAGAATTTGGTTATATGTAGAACAGACATTTTGGTTGTAGAAAAAAGTCTCATAGAGCTGTTTTGCTTTGAAATGCAGCAACTTAAGTCCGTGCCTTAgaactatattttaaattcttgtcTGATGCTTCCTagaaacaataaaaggaaaataagttgGTTCTGgcaataaaatgttaatagtttTTCCTTAAGTATTAATCTACTGAACAAATGTTGAGAATGAAAGTAGTAGTCATGTAAATGCTGTGAGAGCCatgatatatgtattttcttttgctgcttctgCTATTTGATCTTGGGCAAATAACTAAACCAAATCTCAAATCCCAAGCAGAAGCATATTGAACCATAGGGAGAAGTAGAAAACACACGGAAATATAAGTTTTAAGAAACAGATGTCCCTCCTTTTGTGTCCTTTTCTGAGGAATAAACTCACCCCATTTGGGATTATATAAtcatttaactttcattttctcaCTGACACACTGAATATCATCTCTGATGACCGCCAGAAACCAGTTCGCCCATCGTCCTGTCTTATAAGTCTTGTAAATGGCAACATTTGAGATTCCAtgaggtgaagtgacttgtccaatGTCATGTGTTCATTAGgacaattaatattattatttcaactAACCAATCTAAGAGTGGAAAGACCTGGATTTGCCTTTGTACTCAGCCATTAATGAGACTCTATTAAATAAAAGTGTCAGATTAGATGGTTTTGAAAAATCCTTTCCTCTCTGAAGGGGCTATAAATCTGTGAACATGGACTTCAgtagtttttgcttgtttttctttccagaaactcAGGAACTTTCTTTGCAGCTATGATTAAGACGCAATACAAACAGAAGTTATGGGTTTGAGAGTCAAGACTCTGCCTCCCAATTCCAGCCCTTACGTGTATGAGGAGGGAAAGCCTGAATAGATTACCTAACCTGTCTACCTCATCTGCAAAGCGACGACTGTCCCAGTACCTACTACATCCGGCCCTCacaatgattaaatgagataacatttaACATCGGGGATTCAGCATGGCATATGGTACAGAGCAAATACCCATAAAGAGAGGCTGCCATTAACATGACAGTAACCAGATTTGGCGTCTTTGTGTGGGTTCTAAGAAGGCATCCCTTCTTTAGGgcggaagcagcccaagtgctaAGGTCCACTTCaaggcaggatttcattcttggCTATGGTCTGGcattcaacaaacaaacaaacaaacaaaaaaaccccaaacaaacaacaacaattttCCAATTTCCCTTCCTGCTAGGGATTGCCAATGATGTGTTTGTAGTAGGAGAGGACTTCTCAAAAGCTCTCCAGAGAGGGCCTACTTAAATGGCAGGAACACTTTTgcacttccctttttttcctttgtttttgactGGAATGCAGAAGCAATGGCTGGAGCGTCAGCAGCTTATGGGTCCTAAGGGAAGGGCTAAAAGACTTTCAGAGATTTGGTCCTTGTGCCAGCAACCACTGACCTCCGGACTTCTTGtttcatgaagaaaataaacacacattcACCTTCAGGCTAGCGGTATCAATATGCAATTCCTAGCCAAAATATTCTCCaaaatctatttctcttttctgtcaaCAAATATTGCAGACCTACAAGGTCAGCCACCTATTTGTACCTGGCCCCTTTAGGAGTCCTAAGACAGACTGCCATTGGCCATCCCTTAAATTTTTACAAAAGGTCCAAACTGTCCTCGAGGTGCTTGTTACTCAGTGTGGTATGAGGACTGGTAGCATTAATGGCACttaggaacttgttagaaatgcaaagtctctggctccatcccagacctactgactcagaatctgcattttaacaggatcCCAGTGATTTCTGTGTACCTTACAGTCTGAGACTCGGACTAGACTTCCAGGCTCTACTTTGTCCTTCCTCTTAATTAAGCACTACTGCCGAAAGAATCTTCCTGAAGCACAGCTCTAACAGTATCACTCTCCTTGGGATACTTCAGGTCACCTCACTGCCTACAGACTCAAGTTTAGACTCCTTAGCCTGATGGTCAAGGCCTTCCATGAGCTTATGTTCTCCTGGAAAGGCCCATCAAAGTGCCGGTCATGCACACCGTAGGTGGGCAATAAATAATGTtctgtgtaaaagaaaaaaaaaaatcagggtacCTGAGAAACAACATATTCCTCATTTCTGTTTTGGGGATAGAGTAGtaccaaaacccaaaccaaaacaaagacacccccaccaccaccaccaaaagaaacaacaacaaaaacagccaaaaagcaaaacagaccTGGCCacttgccttcatggagcttacagacAGGCTGGAAGGAGAGAAGTCTAGAAAATAAAACGACCAAACGATAAATGATAAGTGCTGTGAAGAAAATGAGCAGGCAGAGGTACCGAACAAGGCGGACTGGTCAGAAGGATGGCCCGCAGAGTGGGAAGCTTGCTCTGGGACTggaccaggcagagggaaaggcacaCGCAAAACCTTGAGAGAATCTGGTGAGTTTCACGACCGGAACACAGGCTGCCCTTTCAGGCTCACCCACAAAAGAGATTCCCCTGGAGAAAGGTGTCATGGAGTGCACCTGAGAGAAAATGCTGTATTTCTGTTCCCTGACCTAAGTCTTCACTGGGACCACAGGTGAGGCCGAGAGTAGGGCACGCGGCAGAGTCCCTGAGAGTCCAGCCCTGGCAATCAGACCCAGCGCATCGGGGGTCCCCGCTCTGCCATTTGCTGGCTCTCAACTCCCTCGAGCCCCAGGCTTCTGCTCCCTCGAGTAGAAAGTGGTGTTAAGGATAGAACCAACTTTGGAGTTGCTGGGAACGTCAGGGAGATAACGCTCTCGTAGAGCTCCCCCAAGACGGCCACATCAGGGCTCGCCTGAACCCCGCGGTTACAGGATTACGACGGTGACGATCGCTACTGTTAATCATTAGCTTGCGGCCAGAAGCCTCGACCCCCAGATTCCGCTCGGCCCCCGCCTCCCCAGGCCCCCCGAACCTGCCGTCCCTAGCCACCTCCCCCTGCGCACGGCCACCGTGACCCCAGCGCGGGCGCCGGACGCCGCCGCCGGACCCCCGTTACCTGGGGCCAAACGCGACTTGTCGCCACCTCGCGTCCtgggccctgcctccctcccggCCGCCTCCCGGCCCCGCAGCTGCCGCGGCGgcgcccccagcccagcccggcCCCGGGCGGCGCGGGCTGCCTCGGCGGGGCTGGCGGCGGCGGCCACGCTGCGCGCTCCGGCGAAGGGGAGGGGgctccgcggcggcggcggcggcggcggcagcagaggctgcggcggcggcggcgggcccgGCGGGGGGCAGAGCCAAGAGgcgcggctgcggcggcggcggcggaggaggagAAGGCGGAGGATGCGGGGGGCTGCGGGCGGCGGCGCGGCCCTGTCCGCAGTGAAGCCCGCGGCGCCCGAGGTGCAGGGAGTGGCCGTCGCCTCCTGCGCGCATCATTCCTgagatggcggcggcggcggcgcggcggctCGGAGAGCCCGGGAGGGGCCAGCCGGGCGCGGGCTGAGCCCCGCCGGCCGGGAGCTCGCCGGAGGGCCCGCGCGGCGGCGGAACCCGGGCGCGGAGGCCCGGGGGTTGGGGAGGGCGGCGAGGCCGGGAGCGGCCCCGGAGCGGAGCGCACGGCCCGGGGAGGCCGCGATGGCGAACGCTAGCgagccgggcggcggcggcggcggcgaggcgGCCGCCCTGGGCCTGAAGCTGGCCACGCTCAGCCTGCTGCTGTGCGTGAGCCTGGCGGGCAACGTGCTGTTCGCGCTGCTCATCGTGCGGGAGCGCAGCCTGCATCGCGCCCCGTACTACCTGCTGCTCGACCTGTGCCTGGCCGACGGGCTGCGCGCGCTCGCCTGCCTCCCGGCCGTCATGCTGGCGGCGCGGCGTGCGGCCGCCGCGGCGGGGGCGCCGCCGGGCGCGCTGGGCTGCAAGCTGCTCGCCTTCCTGGCCGCGCTCTTCTGCTTCCACGCCGCCTTCCTGCTGCTCGGCGTGGGCGTCACCCGCTACCTGGCCATCGCGCACCACCGCTTCTACGCCGAGCGCCTGGCCGGCTGGCCGTGCGCCGCCATGCTGGTGTGCGCCGCCTGGGCGCTGGCGCTGGCCGCGGCCTTCCCGCCCGTGCtggacggcggcggcggcggcgacgacGAGGACGCGCCGTGCGCCCTGGAGCAGCGGCCCGACGGCGCCCCCGGCGCGCTCggcttcctgctgctgctggccgTGGTGGTGGGCGCCACGCACCTCGTCTACCTCCGCCTGCTCTTCTTCATCCACGACCGCCGCAAGATGCGGCCCGCGCGCCTCGTGCCCGCCGTCAGCCACGACTGGACCTTCCACGGCCCCGGCGCCACCGGCCAGGCGGCCGCCAACTGGACGGCGGGCTTCGGCCGCGGGCCCACGCCGCCGGCGCTCGTGGGCATCCGGCCGGCGGGGCCCGGCCGCGGCGCGCGCCGCCTCCTCGTGCTCGAGGAGTTCAAGACGGAGAAGAGGCTGTGCAAGATGTTCTACGCCGTCACCctgctcttcctgctgctctggggGCCCTACGTCGTGGCCAGTTACCTGCGGGTCTTGGTGCGGCCCGGCGCCGTCCCCCAGGCCTACCTGACGGCCTCCGTGTGGCTGACCTTCGCTCAGGCCGGCATCAACCCTGTTGTGTGCTTCCTCTTCAACAGGGAGCTGAGAGACTGCTTCAGGGCCCAGTTCCCCTGCTGCCAGAGCCCCCAgaccacccaggcctccctcccctgcGATTTGAAAGGCATCGGCTTATGAGGGGCTCTCAAGCCACGGACGCCCCACCCGGCCTTTCCCTTTGGCTCGGACAGGGACGTCGTCCCTCCCCTTGCGGCCCCCTTGTTGATTTTCTAAGCTGCCTTCGAGATGACTCTCCAAGTGGATCAGCACTTGGGCTGTACAGAGAGACTACTTTTTTCGAGGGGGGAGGGATGGGTTTCGATGTTCCAGCCCTACCCCAGCTCCGTGCTTTTGTCCTACTAAGTGTATTTTCATCCTGACAATAGGCCTTGGAGTCTGTACTGGTACTGACTGACGTCTTTTAttctatgtgtttttctttcttccttcctttctttttttaatacaggCTAAAACTAATTTTCTTCATGCAACGTTTCCTAAAGACCATGGCCAGTTTTCTACAGAAGCTATTTTTGACAACCTCAAGTGGCATTACATTTTGCAGTGAAGTAGAGGAACCTAGGGGGACTTCACAAGTTTGACTTCTTGAGGGTCTTCTGTTGGAAGcaggagaaaggggggggggggaattgtcTTAAGTTCCCTCTGAGTTGCCGGCCGGCCGTGGGGTCCGTTGCGCTGCCCTGGCTCGTTGAAAGGGTTGAAAACTTTGTTCGGTATTGATAATGAATTTAAAGAGCAGAAACCGGAGTGTAAAGTTGCAAGGCAGTGTTTGTAAGCAGTAACAAGTAATGGGATTTGTTTCCTACCTTACTTTCTACTACTAGAAAATACACATCAGCTACAACTGCTCTCTGTATTATACCAATCTTGAGTGGAAACATTTCTGTAAAATTGTaacttttaaaagagtaaaagtgTTTTGGTTAGTGATGGTGTGAAGAAAATACAGTATTGCATGTTTTTGTGCTGATTGTGGCTCACGGATTGGGAAGGCTCTGAGAAGCAGAGTACGAAATCAGAATTGCTTAGGTATTTTTTGCCAATAAAGATTAAAATACGTTTAGGGAAGCAGCTTGTGCTTTGAGAAGCCCAGTTTTATTCTGTCTTATGAAACAAATTTCCACTTTGAAAATGGTTCTTCTTTTGTTCATggtataaatgaatgaaacataaTGATACTCTACTTCTACAAGACAAAGCATTTCCTTAAAATGTTTGCTAGGTTAAGCTGTGCTGTTCATCTGatggatattttaaattaataatgacAACCATAATTTTAAATACTTGTTAGACATATTGTAATCTTAAATGGAAAGACTAAATTCTGCAAGTACTGTATAATATTTTTTGCTTATAATGctacatttttattaatgtacCTTACGTTTTGAGGATTTATATCTGTATTTCTCTTTGCATTATACAAATATACCAGTATTTTCATTCTGGAGTGGTTTCTTGTTGCTGTTGCCTGAGGTTGTGACTGGTGGTAAGACACTTCTAAATATGATATTCATGTTCCATTAGCCTTTTGTGCATGCCTATTTGGTTGACCATCAGCATATTTAAGACATTTGGAGTCTTGTTAACTTAAAATGCAAGATAAAAATCTGCAAATCTTCTCTTTAAAGAAACAGTAGATGTATATACtgcttttataactttttaaatgaacatacaAAACACGAGTGTGagcattttgataaaaataactAAGGTGCAGTAAATATCTTGAAGTTTACTATAATTGAGCATAATATAAAGTGTTCAGTCCCAGAGGCCTAAGCCAAAATAAGAAGGGGTGGCCAGTTTATCTCTGACAAAGGCATTGTTTTGTCTGTAGCAGACAGTCTGTGAAGATGGTctcatatttggaaaatatgattAAATATTACCCTATTTCTTCCCAGATCATGAGGCCAGATAGATATTAATTCTCCAAGAGCCGCTTGTCAGAAATCTCAGCTAACCAGAAGACAGAGAGGCGGGGAAGTAAATCTCATCttaaacctccccccccccccccgcatccatgttaaaaaaaaaaagaagaagtctctAAGCCAATATGATTTTCAGAGTATTTAACACCTGGCATGGCTCAGAGACCAAGTCATCTGACTCCTGAACACATCCAGCCTTACACAGCAGCCTGTCGGAACAACCCATGGGCCCTATATATATGGCTTTGAGTTCATGGATATTTTTTTCATAGGAGAATCCATAAGTCAGTGATCCTcaaattttaatattcattataaTTACGTGAAGTGCTTGCAGAGTCCAGAGATTTCGTATTAGGAGGGGTTGAGGTTGGACCCAAGAAAGAACATCCTTAAGAGTTACCCCAGTTGGCTGGAGAGAGACCAATAGGCCTTTGTGTT harbors:
- the GPR27 gene encoding probable G-protein coupled receptor 27, with the translated sequence MANASEPGGGGGGEAAALGLKLATLSLLLCVSLAGNVLFALLIVRERSLHRAPYYLLLDLCLADGLRALACLPAVMLAARRAAAAAGAPPGALGCKLLAFLAALFCFHAAFLLLGVGVTRYLAIAHHRFYAERLAGWPCAAMLVCAAWALALAAAFPPVLDGGGGGDDEDAPCALEQRPDGAPGALGFLLLLAVVVGATHLVYLRLLFFIHDRRKMRPARLVPAVSHDWTFHGPGATGQAAANWTAGFGRGPTPPALVGIRPAGPGRGARRLLVLEEFKTEKRLCKMFYAVTLLFLLLWGPYVVASYLRVLVRPGAVPQAYLTASVWLTFAQAGINPVVCFLFNRELRDCFRAQFPCCQSPQTTQASLPCDLKGIGL